In Desulfosediminicola ganghwensis, a single window of DNA contains:
- a CDS encoding universal stress protein, whose translation MKKFTKILLPVDGSKTSRTAKEHAIALATAMEAEIVLVYITGLIPAIITGKPREEAINAQKEEADTVLKPYRNYLNDHRITYNEVISSAFHPGDEICKIANNEGCDLIVMGSRGLSDIEGLFLGSVTHRVLSRCDIPVMVVR comes from the coding sequence ATGAAAAAATTCACCAAGATCCTGCTCCCCGTCGATGGTTCCAAAACATCCAGAACTGCCAAAGAGCATGCCATCGCCCTGGCCACGGCAATGGAGGCCGAAATCGTGCTGGTGTACATTACCGGGCTTATTCCTGCCATTATCACCGGTAAACCACGCGAAGAAGCTATTAACGCCCAGAAGGAAGAGGCGGATACCGTTCTCAAACCGTATCGCAACTACCTCAACGATCACAGAATTACCTATAACGAAGTCATCAGCTCTGCCTTTCACCCCGGTGATGAGATTTGCAAAATTGCCAATAACGAAGGATGTGATCTGATAGTCATGGGCTCAAGGGGACTGAGTGACATTGAGGGTCTTTTTCTGGGCAGTGTCACCCATCGGGTACTATCCCGCTGCGACATCCCGGTAATGGTCGTTCGCTAA
- the trpD gene encoding anthranilate phosphoribosyltransferase, with protein sequence MDIDNNQKFGGLIGQLINKTDLSEAQSYEAFCMVLNNEVTEMQQGAFLAALTSKGESAPEVAGGWRAIYDLDTTKTHLRCADEVVDNCGTGMDSFKTFNISTAASIIAAAGGVKVARHGARAISSTCGTVDIAESLGVDVECSVDIVANSIETTGLGLFNGMSPQVHPLALGRILSQIRFGSPLNIAASLANPALPRYGVRGVYSRELLMPVARVMDSIGYLDAMVMYGSIEGSDKGMDEASVCGTTYGVRLHGGTLTEFSFTPEDCGLIQHQPEELAPETDRQEAAKQMLALLAGQINGAKRDAILLNSACIFHLRGLCTTMKEGVKMADAILTSGKALQLLHEWVRAQSSDREASLSRLEKLKSEVLN encoded by the coding sequence ATGGACATTGATAACAACCAGAAATTCGGGGGACTCATCGGTCAGCTTATTAACAAGACCGACCTGAGCGAAGCTCAATCCTATGAAGCCTTCTGCATGGTACTCAACAACGAGGTAACCGAGATGCAGCAGGGCGCCTTTCTCGCAGCCCTCACCTCCAAAGGTGAATCCGCTCCCGAGGTTGCCGGTGGATGGCGAGCGATTTACGACCTCGACACCACTAAAACTCACCTGCGTTGTGCTGACGAGGTCGTTGACAATTGCGGTACCGGCATGGACAGTTTTAAGACTTTCAATATCTCCACTGCCGCCTCAATTATCGCCGCTGCCGGTGGCGTAAAGGTTGCCCGTCACGGCGCCCGGGCCATTTCCTCCACCTGCGGAACAGTGGACATTGCTGAAAGTCTCGGGGTCGATGTCGAATGCAGTGTCGATATTGTCGCTAACTCCATCGAGACCACAGGGCTTGGCCTGTTTAACGGTATGAGCCCGCAGGTTCACCCCCTGGCATTGGGGAGAATACTCTCACAGATTCGCTTCGGTTCACCATTAAATATCGCAGCCTCCCTGGCTAATCCCGCCCTGCCCAGATATGGAGTGCGCGGTGTCTACTCCCGTGAATTACTGATGCCTGTCGCCAGGGTGATGGACTCCATCGGCTATCTTGACGCAATGGTCATGTACGGCTCAATTGAGGGAAGTGATAAGGGGATGGACGAGGCGTCCGTCTGCGGCACTACCTACGGAGTCCGTCTGCATGGAGGTACGCTCACAGAATTCAGTTTCACCCCAGAGGATTGTGGCCTGATACAACATCAGCCTGAAGAACTTGCTCCCGAGACAGATCGTCAGGAAGCAGCAAAACAGATGCTCGCGCTGCTTGCCGGTCAGATAAACGGGGCGAAACGCGACGCAATCCTCTTAAACAGCGCCTGTATTTTCCACCTGCGTGGCCTCTGTACCACCATGAAAGAGGGTGTCAAAATGGCCGATGCCATCCTTACCAGCGGCAAGGCTCTTCAGCTTTTGCATGAGTGGGTACGAGCCCAAAGCAGTGACCGGGAGGCCAGCCTTTCCCGTCTTGAGAAACTGAAAAGCGAGGTTCTCAACTGA
- a CDS encoding DUF1641 domain-containing protein produces MNEALILEKLDNLASEIQSLKSEVQAFKDAKPVPATSAQPAVSASVPMLAKFDGKYNEKDLDCLVENLLISVNDINSMLFKMKAGNELCRDIEPIAHQVYPHLIKFLYEIEGAVTLTDFEALLRNLLISVPAMNEALGFLRAGIELTDDLMPVAKIVYPKVIVALNELQQAIDNSGGIIKVVGAAASNVKEFTISEEQAEEIIKVMNSINLNNIKPVSPIGAVKQLMNPDVQKSLGAAFMMLQSMGACVQIMQKK; encoded by the coding sequence ATGAACGAAGCTTTGATTCTGGAAAAGTTGGACAACCTTGCAAGCGAAATTCAGTCGCTGAAATCAGAAGTGCAGGCTTTTAAGGACGCAAAGCCAGTGCCCGCCACTTCCGCACAACCGGCTGTTTCTGCATCTGTCCCAATGCTCGCCAAATTCGATGGCAAATACAATGAGAAGGATCTTGACTGCCTGGTCGAAAACCTGCTGATCAGTGTCAACGACATTAACTCCATGCTCTTTAAAATGAAGGCTGGTAACGAGTTGTGTCGCGACATCGAGCCCATTGCCCATCAGGTTTACCCACATCTCATCAAATTCCTTTACGAGATTGAAGGAGCCGTTACCCTCACCGATTTCGAGGCACTGCTGAGAAATCTGCTGATCAGTGTACCTGCCATGAACGAAGCTCTTGGCTTCCTCCGTGCCGGTATCGAACTGACAGACGATCTCATGCCTGTCGCCAAGATTGTCTATCCGAAGGTAATTGTGGCGCTTAACGAGCTGCAGCAAGCCATCGACAACTCTGGTGGTATCATCAAAGTTGTGGGAGCAGCCGCTTCCAACGTCAAGGAATTCACCATCTCCGAGGAACAGGCTGAAGAGATCATCAAAGTGATGAACTCTATTAATCTTAACAACATCAAGCCAGTATCACCTATTGGAGCTGTTAAACAACTCATGAATCCGGATGTCCAGAAATCACTTGGCGCAGCATTTATGATGCTTCAGTCCATGGGTGCCTGTGTTCAGATCATGCAGAAAAAATAA
- a CDS encoding iron-sulfur cluster assembly scaffold protein: MSLDDYSDEFIIMAYSYDRYGVMEAPDGFGTRTGDCGDTVEFYLLVENERVEGLTFQINGCLNTFACANTISYLAEGCQLSECWEITPEKIIEYLKTLPADHHHCAELAVGAFYHSLNDYTGKRRQ, translated from the coding sequence ATGTCTCTGGATGACTACTCAGATGAGTTTATCATAATGGCGTACAGCTATGATCGTTATGGTGTGATGGAAGCGCCTGACGGTTTCGGCACCAGGACCGGGGATTGTGGTGATACTGTAGAATTTTATCTTTTGGTGGAGAACGAGCGTGTCGAGGGGCTCACTTTTCAAATAAACGGCTGTCTGAATACATTTGCCTGCGCCAATACTATCAGCTATCTGGCAGAGGGGTGCCAGTTAAGTGAATGCTGGGAGATTACGCCGGAAAAAATTATTGAGTACCTGAAAACACTTCCAGCTGACCATCATCATTGTGCAGAACTGGCTGTCGGCGCCTTTTATCACAGCTTGAATGATTATACCGGTAAAAGACGGCAATAA
- the cobT gene encoding nicotinate-nucleotide--dimethylbenzimidazole phosphoribosyltransferase gives MQQRIQLTAIQQLSSTSVNPKQLDQPTEGHIRLKVLYCAICRTDAKMWKSGHRDLKLPRVLGHEVAAINESSGELFTIWPGQACWKCSYCLNGRDNLCEEMKIIGFHSDGGFSSWLDVPNRSLIPAEGIQDPRLLVFTEPIACVLHCLATLNISGRERVIIYGGGTVGLLTALACQVRGCMVTVIEQSEEKIAKTTPFTSTHQIAVVKDTVDSDFDLAINCCDSPIACALCITKLKKGGKLGFFSGLKKNEELDTNLLNLLHYKENQLIGSYGPTRADMFEAVKFCRLHGEGLLLLIEKFLTAEDAASVMPAIADGNALKYVLDFSSDTTTSTTFSPGPPARAVPSTSNQSAANSLLSLPLTNLIRKIQPLSEEIRTAAQKKIDMKTKPLGALGKIERLAVRIAAIQSNLMPRIENKQMVVFAGDHGVVEEGVSAYPSKVTKQMVENFLDGGAAINAFCRQFDISLKVVDMGVKGQFAAHPLLIHGKVREGTSNFTLQQAMTIEEAVAAMEVGAQVFSKILDAGGCDVIGLGEMGIGNTSSASAIISLITGTPVAELTGRGTGVDNKGLERKIEVLEKALHLHRLKPHQPIEILAAVGGFELCGIAGCVLAAAAHGKCVVLDGLISTAAGLVVYQICPDVGPYLIAGHRSVEQGQIAALQHMNLHPVVDMEMRLGEGTGAALTINMIELAARVMREMATFEEAGIEAVHR, from the coding sequence ATGCAACAGCGAATTCAACTCACCGCGATACAACAGCTTTCCTCGACAAGCGTCAACCCCAAGCAGCTTGACCAACCGACTGAGGGCCACATCCGGCTCAAGGTGCTCTATTGCGCCATCTGTCGCACAGATGCCAAGATGTGGAAAAGTGGTCATCGCGATCTGAAACTGCCGAGAGTACTCGGTCATGAAGTGGCGGCGATCAATGAAAGCAGCGGTGAGTTGTTTACCATCTGGCCGGGCCAGGCCTGTTGGAAATGCAGCTATTGCCTCAACGGACGAGATAACCTCTGTGAAGAGATGAAAATCATCGGGTTTCACTCTGACGGGGGGTTCAGCAGTTGGCTTGATGTTCCCAACCGTTCACTCATACCGGCAGAAGGCATACAAGATCCCAGACTGTTGGTCTTTACCGAACCCATCGCCTGTGTTCTCCATTGCCTGGCAACGCTCAACATCTCAGGCCGGGAACGTGTCATTATTTATGGCGGTGGAACCGTAGGACTCCTCACCGCCCTGGCCTGCCAGGTCCGGGGTTGCATGGTTACTGTTATCGAACAAAGTGAAGAGAAGATAGCGAAAACGACACCATTCACCTCCACCCACCAAATTGCCGTGGTGAAAGATACCGTGGATAGCGATTTTGATCTGGCCATCAACTGTTGTGACAGCCCGATCGCCTGCGCACTTTGCATCACCAAGTTGAAAAAAGGCGGCAAACTTGGTTTTTTCTCCGGCCTCAAGAAAAATGAGGAGTTGGACACAAACCTCCTGAACCTACTACATTATAAAGAAAATCAGCTTATTGGCAGTTACGGCCCTACCAGGGCAGACATGTTCGAGGCTGTCAAATTCTGCAGGCTGCACGGGGAAGGGCTGCTCCTTCTTATTGAAAAGTTTTTAACGGCTGAAGACGCTGCCTCGGTAATGCCCGCAATAGCAGATGGCAACGCGCTGAAATATGTTCTCGATTTCAGCTCAGATACAACCACGTCTACTACATTTTCACCCGGCCCACCTGCCAGGGCCGTTCCTTCTACCAGCAACCAGTCTGCCGCCAACTCCCTGCTCTCCCTGCCACTGACCAATCTCATCCGGAAGATTCAGCCGCTGTCTGAAGAAATACGGACAGCAGCTCAAAAGAAAATTGACATGAAGACCAAGCCTCTTGGGGCCCTCGGCAAGATAGAGCGACTCGCCGTCAGGATTGCCGCCATCCAGTCCAACCTCATGCCTCGCATCGAGAATAAACAGATGGTCGTCTTTGCAGGAGATCACGGAGTAGTGGAGGAAGGTGTTTCCGCGTATCCGTCCAAGGTAACCAAACAAATGGTCGAAAACTTTCTCGATGGCGGAGCCGCGATCAATGCCTTTTGCCGACAGTTTGACATTAGTCTCAAAGTGGTCGATATGGGAGTCAAGGGGCAATTCGCCGCCCACCCATTGCTCATTCATGGCAAGGTGCGGGAGGGTACCAGCAATTTCACCCTGCAGCAGGCCATGACCATAGAAGAAGCTGTTGCGGCTATGGAGGTAGGCGCGCAAGTGTTTTCTAAAATACTTGATGCCGGCGGGTGCGACGTAATCGGCCTTGGTGAAATGGGTATTGGCAATACCAGCTCCGCTTCGGCGATAATCTCTCTTATTACCGGAACTCCTGTGGCGGAGCTGACCGGGCGCGGCACAGGGGTAGACAACAAAGGGTTAGAGCGAAAGATAGAGGTACTTGAAAAGGCACTCCACCTGCACAGGCTAAAGCCTCATCAACCGATAGAGATTCTCGCCGCAGTAGGCGGCTTTGAACTCTGCGGCATTGCGGGTTGCGTTCTTGCAGCCGCAGCCCATGGCAAATGTGTTGTCCTGGATGGACTCATATCCACAGCAGCCGGACTTGTCGTTTACCAGATCTGTCCTGATGTCGGTCCATACCTTATCGCTGGACATCGCTCAGTGGAGCAGGGGCAGATCGCAGCCCTGCAACACATGAATCTTCACCCGGTAGTGGACATGGAAATGCGTCTCGGAGAGGGTACCGGCGCAGCCCTCACCATCAATATGATAGAACTTGCAGCACGGGTAATGCGAGAAATGGCAACATTTGAAGAAGCAGGTATAGAAGCCGTTCACCGTTAA
- a CDS encoding NAD(P)/FAD-dependent oxidoreductase → MKKLVILGAGCGGTMMANKMRNHLGDDWSITIIDRDNNHDYQPGYLFVPFDINKPKDIRRTKKEFMNPGIDFVISEITNVDWNAQEITTATEGKFSYDILIMSTGCDIKPEEVEGLKEGWGNDIHGFYRYDDSIALNKALKQFKGGKLVVNIAEMPIKCPVAPLEFVFLADWWFHTQGIREKVEIEFVTPLSGAFTKPVATRILTEACEQKNINITPNFALGSVDPEKKIIEAWDGTQVNYDMLVSIPPNFGADAMIDSDVADPMGYIPVDKHTLQPAGYDNVWVLGDGTDVPTSKAGAVAHFQGDILEENIMAYIEGGEQHARSDGHAV, encoded by the coding sequence ATGAAGAAGTTAGTCATTCTCGGTGCCGGTTGCGGTGGCACCATGATGGCGAACAAAATGAGGAACCACCTGGGTGATGACTGGTCTATCACCATCATCGATCGTGATAACAATCACGATTATCAGCCAGGCTACCTCTTCGTACCGTTCGACATCAATAAACCAAAGGATATCAGGCGAACCAAGAAAGAGTTCATGAATCCCGGAATTGACTTTGTTATCTCCGAGATTACCAACGTGGACTGGAATGCGCAGGAAATCACCACTGCCACCGAAGGTAAGTTCTCCTATGATATCCTGATCATGTCCACCGGCTGTGATATCAAACCTGAAGAAGTTGAAGGCCTGAAAGAAGGCTGGGGTAATGATATTCACGGTTTCTACCGTTACGATGATTCCATCGCCCTGAACAAAGCTCTCAAGCAGTTCAAAGGCGGTAAGCTCGTTGTGAATATAGCAGAGATGCCTATCAAGTGTCCTGTTGCTCCTCTTGAGTTTGTATTCCTCGCTGACTGGTGGTTCCACACCCAGGGCATCCGTGAAAAAGTCGAAATCGAGTTTGTCACTCCGCTTTCCGGCGCTTTCACCAAGCCTGTTGCCACCAGAATTCTCACCGAGGCGTGTGAGCAGAAAAACATTAACATCACCCCGAACTTCGCTCTCGGTTCAGTAGATCCTGAGAAGAAGATTATCGAGGCGTGGGACGGAACCCAGGTCAACTACGACATGCTGGTCTCCATTCCGCCCAACTTCGGTGCTGATGCAATGATCGACTCAGATGTCGCCGACCCGATGGGATATATTCCTGTCGACAAGCACACCCTGCAGCCTGCCGGATATGACAATGTCTGGGTACTTGGTGACGGAACTGATGTTCCTACCTCCAAGGCTGGTGCGGTAGCGCACTTCCAGGGTGATATTCTCGAAGAGAATATTATGGCGTACATCGAAGGCGGTGAACAACATGCCCGGTCCGACGGGCATGCGGTCTGA